Genomic DNA from Choristoneura fumiferana chromosome 16, NRCan_CFum_1, whole genome shotgun sequence:
TGGTCGACTTCGGACAGTGTTGGCACAAATAGATGGCCGCATGTCGGGACAGCGCGGCTCGATCACTACGATTTAAATCCCAGGCAAAGTCTATGCACGACACTTGATACTTACTCGAATCCTAGTCCGATAATGTTACAATTTAATTGAGAcgtttaaataacatagcctTTTAAATGCCTTCACGTACCTTATCCTGTTACAGCTATTATAAAGTGTGTAACTACATTTCTTAACATTTTCACCATTGTCGTtagttttcttattttaaaacattgggCAATGAAAGTATTTTTCAAGAAATGTTAAAACTCGGTGGTAGGTAAAGTTAAGAAATTGATAAGGCTCATTACTAAATTATACGATCTTCGCGTAGCCATGTTACTCGTTAATGTTCCAAACTTTTTAGGTTTATTCTTACACGTAGAACTCGACACCTAATGTCTGTTTATAGTGTGATATGTCACACTTGATTACAAATAGTTACTTCTTGTAATATTGTGAAATAACACTCGAGTAAAGGTAATGGTTTGAAATAGATATAAAATGTTTTGATTGAGTGAATATCTTGATCGTGAATCGTGAGTTTAACCGCCCGTTGCTAGTTATCGTGGTATACTACGGGGGTGCTCTACTTCCATGCGGGACGGCTAACGATGAAGAGACATCATGTACTCAAAAGTCAATTAAAATGCTGTTTATTCATCCGTCTTGGCCGGCGGAAGATGATTTATAGTTTCGCAGCGGGCAAGCGGCGCGAGCGCACTGTCGCGCccgctttttaaattaaaatcgtaCCGGCCAGGGGCGTGATCTTATCCGACTCGATCactttagataaaaataaatatttatacatttgTCTGTGGATGGGCGAACAAAGCGATTCGGTAAATTGATTAGCTATGCCGATGAGGTTTTTTCGACGTTAGACTCTATTCAATCATCTCTGCCGATGGTAGATACGAAGCTATAGACTTTAGAAGTGTATGTGTTTATTAATAGTAAATTGAGAATGCTACGTCGTCAGTTATACAGCGTTATGAGGAATATAGAGTTTACAAAACTACGACTTCTTAAAACAGGAGGAACGACCGCTTATTGAAATATCTATGTGAACAGGAAGACATTAATGAAATTCCATGtagtagataaaatattattttatttatactctgCGATTGGAAGCGTAATAAATACGAAAATTTTCATAGTCTAGCTAAAAATTACATCAcaaattatgtacttatttcGATAAAACTAACTATTTACAATTGACTAGGGTACATTTCAGTTCTTTAACAACTTCAGTCCTATTGTTTCACACATATACCTTTTACCTTTACTTTTTAACGTGTACATACATTTCCTTTGTTAGATTCAtaacaacattatttacaatcatGTTTATGTTTGAAACAAGCGAACTATACGCCTTAAAGTATTTTACATTCATAATCTATACAACGTTCGTCATTGTTCATCATAAGTACCTAAAAATTATCACAAATTGTATCCGTAAACCTGTCGTATTTTTCAGGACTAAAATTAATCAGGAACCTTAAAATACCAGTTACGTCCTTACatacattattcattataaCGAGAGGAATGTTATTGGCTCTACGGCAAACATGTTTACAAAGTTAAGAGAGAAAATAAGCTGACAGGTACAAATACATGATAAATGCGACAAGTTGGTACGATTAAATACAGTCCCTTCATCTCTTGGGTACTTTCAGTACTAACACATTAAGCCAGGATGGACAAAACGGTTCATGCTTAATGTCCACCTATTCATTTTAATACAGCACCAAAATTTGCTAACTAAAATGCATTATTTAAAGTGTTATTCATAGGTACTTTTAACGTGCGTTTGTTAAGTTCAATTACAACTCTATAATACAActatttacacatttttttacacGGTAGatcacataataataaattatacaaagtAAGTCTTTCTCATGTTGTTAGGCCTAGTATTTGACATGGGTATTTGCTGTACGGGCCTAAGAGGTCGCTCTTCGCACTGGTGGTTGTCGATGGAGACGTAACTATGGTGGTGGGCGAGACGGTCGTCGGCGCGGCCGCCTTCGCTGCTGGCGACCGAACACGTCTCATCCTCGGTGCTGCGTGCAGACACCTCTGCGCTCGCGCTGGTCGAGTGCATAGGACTTGACATCATCAGCACCGGCGGCGCCATCCCGTACTTGTACCAAGGATCCTGCGACGTCGGAGGCGCAGTGTACCTCAAATTCCCATGCCGTCCGAACCCTTCCCTATTCCCCGTCTTAATATTATTCGCGTTATGAAGCGTCCGATTCGGTAAAGTCACGTCCACGTCCGGTAACCGAAAATTTAGCTTTTCCCAACAATTTCTCTCACCCCACACTATCACTGTACACGTTTTGAGCAAGACTTTTAAATCCGGATCTATATTTATGGCACTCAAGTCAGTCGTCACTAGAAATATTATCTTATGACGCCGGTGTCTAATGTTCACTGAGTTTATAGCACTTTGTACGGCCGCTTTTGACTCGGGCGCGTACCACTCTTGCTGTAAAAAGTTTATCGATAACACTATCACGAGTCTCTTAGAACTTTCCGATGCACTCACTAAACTATCGCCGGAGCGTCTTTCAATAAGCTGCAAGTCTCTGTGCTGCAAACACAAGGAGTGACCGGAATTCTCTAACTCGGAACTAACTGCACGAGTCACGAAATCTTCATCCCGCGGGTTGTACACAAAGAAAGCATCGAAACGTTTGTTTTTGTTGTCGTTCATGTCTTTAGGCGTCGAACTAAATACGCGAACGCCATGCCTCGAATGCATCCATAACTTAAAGTCCTCTCTGAACATGAAGAGTAGAGCGCACATTAGTAAAAGAATAATTGCTATTATGAGCACAACTGCGATATATGGTATGTAATTTTCCACACCGTCATTCGACTCAATGAATAATCGCTTTAgggtctcggtctcggtttcTTCGGTAGTAGTGTCTGATACACATTCCTTAGCTACGGTTGCGATGGTTTTATTCATTGGCTGGCCGTGAACAAAGTAGCACATCATGGTTTCGGtatcttttgattttttaatcaGCCATTGATTCAGCTGAGCCACATCTTTACAATCACATATCCAGTTGTTGCCGTCGACGGAGACCCGCGTGCGAGGATTGTTGTCCGTAATGACTCGCCACGGCATGTAATCAACGTAGCCGTTATTGTCAAGGTCCAAGAGCTCCAATGACGGCAGGTAATTAAATGTAtcattttctattatttttattttattttcctgcAAGTAAAGCTCGTTTAAATTCTGTAGCTTCGTGAATTGGGTATTCCTCAAAACTTCCAAGTTATTGTTTTCCAAGTGGAGTATTCTTAACGATTCGATCCCGTTAAATGTTCTATTTTGTATTGTGTTTATGTTGCTGTTATTGAGATACAAAACTTGAAGTCGTTTTTTGCCAATGAAAACGTGATTGCCTAATTCTTTAAGATCGTTTCCATCCAAGTATATTTCGGTCGCGTCCATCGGTATTCGATCCGGCACGTGATCGTAGCCGGCGCGCGAACAATCGACCACATTGGAGCTCCAGGTGAGATCATGATAACACGAGCATCTATCTGGACAAGTCATCTTGCAATCACAGGCGTCAAAGTCACAACAATGGCACAAAGTGAAACAATGTGAATCATACTCGCACAAAAATTCAGAAGATTTGACCTCGAGCAGAAGCACGTCCAATTTTGCTCGTGAATGAGTTAAAGAGCACCTTACACTTTCTAAATCCATTACCCTCGGGCGCTGCCTGAGGTCACTTAATTGGTTAATTCTCTGCAGCCATTCCATTGTGCAGTCACACACAAATGGGTTTTCACTTATATAGAACTCTGGCAAATCTTTCTCCTCTGAAACAGCTGATATAGCAAAAGCGCCGACTTCGAGTGTTTTTATCTTATTTGAATAAATCATGACTTTGTTGAGGTTGTACTTTTGCAGGAAAGTGCCGGGGTTTATTTTTTCGATatgattattattcaaaaatactGTTTCAATACTGCTTGGGAATGAGAATTCGTCAATGC
This window encodes:
- the LOC141436122 gene encoding toll-like receptor Tollo, producing the protein MLSMGLLAVWWSAWCWMWLCAGGASLTSRVAEAPQECEWQRVSGGAGEPTRVQLACSLRTAAGATDLLAGLSASQAQRITALDLHCTDVLFFESSLDIGRRKEEGTELLSRFHNLKELRIESCKIRYVPSAVLSPLSGLRALSIRTHNTDWSAMSMEFHRDTFRGLTDLRSLDLGDNNIWILPSEIFCPLYNLKELNVTQNRLQDISNLGFSDWGNGPTAPGKSCNTVLETLEMSHNEISALPDNGLSSLRALQKLFLQNNRISNVADRAFVGLSDLQILNLSTNALTALPPEMFQSSRDIKQIYLNNNSLSVLAPGLLEGLDQLQILDLSVNELTSEWVNRDTFSGLVRLIVLNLSHNRITKIDALLFQDLNNLQFLSLEFNNIARIADGAFSNLKNLHSLSLAHNNIIEVDSSHFSNLYVLNQLFLDGNRITKVDLRSFENITKLHDLGLSGNQLSEVPEAIKTLRFLTSLDLGMNRITKVTNTQFEGLDDLYGLRLVGNKIEKISKDTFVALPSLQILNLASNNIDQIDDGAFSSNQQLKAIGLDGNKLVDLKGIFTNTQPLVWLNVSNNELLWFDYSHIPSNLEWLDMHENKIEKLEDTYGVKESCNVKMLDVSHNKIRSIDEFSFPSSIETVFLNNNHIEKINPGTFLQKYNLNKVMIYSNKIKTLEVGAFAISAVSEEKDLPEFYISENPFVCDCTMEWLQRINQLSDLRQRPRVMDLESVRCSLTHSRAKLDVLLLEVKSSEFLCEYDSHCFTLCHCCDFDACDCKMTCPDRCSCYHDLTWSSNVVDCSRAGYDHVPDRIPMDATEIYLDGNDLKELGNHVFIGKKRLQVLYLNNSNINTIQNRTFNGIESLRILHLENNNLEVLRNTQFTKLQNLNELYLQENKIKIIENDTFNYLPSLELLDLDNNGYVDYMPWRVITDNNPRTRVSVDGNNWICDCKDVAQLNQWLIKKSKDTETMMCYFVHGQPMNKTIATVAKECVSDTTTEETETETLKRLFIESNDGVENYIPYIAVVLIIAIILLLMCALLFMFREDFKLWMHSRHGVRVFSSTPKDMNDNKNKRFDAFFVYNPRDEDFVTRAVSSELENSGHSLCLQHRDLQLIERRSGDSLVSASESSKRLVIVLSINFLQQEWYAPESKAAVQSAINSVNIRHRRHKIIFLVTTDLSAINIDPDLKVLLKTCTVIVWGERNCWEKLNFRLPDVDVTLPNRTLHNANNIKTGNREGFGRHGNLRYTAPPTSQDPWYKYGMAPPVLMMSSPMHSTSASAEVSARSTEDETCSVASSEGGRADDRLAHHHSYVSIDNHQCEERPLRPVQQIPMSNTRPNNMRKTYFV